A segment of the Anopheles cruzii chromosome 2, idAnoCruzAS_RS32_06, whole genome shotgun sequence genome:
ATATTGACGAAAGTTTGTTCGTTCAACTCTTTGACTGCCCGCTAGTAGCAAAATCTGTTTGAACCGTGCGATTTACTGCCGATGGGAAATCTGTTTGATCCTTAAACTACCAACTCTAAACACCGCGAGTAACGCCTTCAAGTGGCATCAATTGAGAAACGCTACCCGCAGAACAGGCAAAGTCTACTCGAAAGGGTTTCGTCGAAGAATGTGTAAAAGTGTAAACTGGATGAAAGTGTAAAACCGCAGCAATCTTGTTGCTTGTGTTTCACGCGCGCATCAAAGTAAACGTGCCGTTTCCGACGAAACTCATCAGCGAGCAGAACGTGCGCCTCTGTCTGCCAGGTTGCTGTGTCATTTCGATTCCATTCGCCATTGGGCACGAAACGGGTGCGCGTTCCTTTTACTACAGCCGCTCGGCAGCACAAAAGGGTGTGTGTAGCACCACAGAGAAAGTGGCTCGTTCTACCTGACGGCAGGCGATTAGAAAGTTCCGAGTGCTACCGAACCAGAACCCGCGGTAGAGCTAGCGGGTAATTATCGCGGGCAGAAGCAGAAGTGCATCGCGGActgtgcgtgcgcgcgtgtgtgtgtgtgtgtgagaagcGTCGTGGCGACCGCTGGTCCAAACGCTAGTCCAAGCAAGCAGTGGGGAAGTTTTGTGACGCTAGAtcgcaccgaacaccgaacgtAGCGAGAATGGCCCAAAATATTAACCCGGAACGCGCCCAGTCATCCAACCCATCGAAACAGAACGACGAGACGCtgataaacaacaacaatcatgCAGTTAGCAAAAGGTAAAAGAAGCGTTTCTGGACCACCAGGTGGGGCAAGGGAGACATTTTTCACCGTCCGTCCCAACGGGCGACCtccattttcctgttttccctACTCAAGGGGCCACTCCAGTCGTCAGCAgtgtgtgatgatgatgggtgtgCGTTGCTTAGCGGAAGAGGTTAGGATGAATGCTCTGCACCCTTCCCCTCTTTGCCCGACACTAACGCCTCTCCGCGCTTGTCGTtactggcggcggtggagtcATGGCGTTACGGGCGCCGCACATTCTTGTAACTGTTTTCAAATCGCTGGTAACGGTTTCTGGTCACCGCGCCTGCTATTTTTGGACGCCTGCTTTGTGGAGTCCTTCGTGATGGATTTCAAAACACTTCCGCAATAGATCGATCGTGATTGAAGACAAAAGCACGGCATGCTATGTTTTGACAATGACAATCGCAATGCGTGGTGGAGTTCAGTGACCTTCCGATGCGTTCCTGAGTTGGGAAGATCACGTCACAGTGAAACTGGAATGTGCACGATCGATTGAATGATTTGGCTaatgttttcggttcgctcttttgttttttcgcagGCTCCAGAAGGAACTGATGGCTCTGATGCTGTCCTCGGAAAAGTCGATATCCGCCTTTCCGGAGGgtgaaaactttttcaaatGGATCGGCACAATCAGCGGCCCGGACGACACGGTGTACAAAGGGCAGAAGTACAAGCTGCTGCTAGAGTTTCCCAACTCCTACCCGTACTCGGCGCCGAACGTGAAGTTCCTCACGCCCTGCTTCCACCCGAACGTCGACCTCAGCGGCTCGATCTGCCTTGACATCCTGAAGGACAAGTGGTCCGCCCTGTACGACGTACGGACGATCCTGCTCTCGATCCAGTCGCTCCTGGGCGAGCCGAACAACGATAGCCCGCTCAACTCGCAGGCGTCGCAGCTGTGGCCGAACCAGGCCGAGTACAAAAAGTATCTGGACGATTTTTACGAGAAGAACAAGGATTCTTaagcccaccaccacctcacCGTCCCTAGTTCCTCGCCCCCCGCGACCATCACACCATCCCCTCAGCTCACTCGTAGTAGATCAATTTAAGGATAGCAGAATAGTCAGTCAATCAGCCCCCGCCCGGTcacagcaacaaacaaaccagccTTCGTTCTACTGTCCGCACTCcgccccgcacacacactctgtccTCTTTCCGGCACTTTCGCGAAAAAGCTGTGCACAGttgtacaaaacaaaaaacaagatCGTCTCACTCGGAACCGGTCGGAAGATGGAAGACGACGAAGGCACTCGCTACGCAGCTGAGCTCGGGAAAGCAAGAATTTGTATGTgatttttcccgtttctttgGTTTTAAATGGCGCGAGTAGAAACAACCTCTGTCCCCTTCTCAACAGGCGGGGCCGATTGACGCATAATGATCTGATCACAgaacgggcggacggacgcaCGTGATCTTGAAACGACTCTCGAATAATTGTGCCCGCCGATGGATTGAACCTAAAAATTCtacatgtttttttt
Coding sequences within it:
- the LOC128277798 gene encoding ubiquitin-conjugating enzyme E2 C, producing MAQNINPERAQSSNPSKQNDETLINNNNHAVSKRLQKELMALMLSSEKSISAFPEGENFFKWIGTISGPDDTVYKGQKYKLLLEFPNSYPYSAPNVKFLTPCFHPNVDLSGSICLDILKDKWSALYDVRTILLSIQSLLGEPNNDSPLNSQASQLWPNQAEYKKYLDDFYEKNKDS